In Hahella sp. KA22, one genomic interval encodes:
- a CDS encoding DUF4011 domain-containing protein — MSGQDASLLKIHATLVEKINFACHQSAYAVLRELKIENSSADDLHNLVVTLDAAPAFLKKKTWTIDSLSADGQIVIKDRDLELDGGFLFGLSESMRGSLNIRVNRADELLAEQAVDVELLASNEWGGAGFMPELLAAFCTPNDSAVDRLLGQAGKVLRTAGKPDAIDGYHSKSRERVWLIASAIYSAIVKLQIGYALPPASFERNGQKIRLPNQIEANKVATCLDTTLLFAAALEQAGLNPIVVLTRGHALVGLWLQPEDLSSVVVYEAEVFRQRIPLKELILIETTLVTANPAAPFSKAVQAGSLAVSLEKDNEFIAAIDIRRARAHRINPVSLQTPRSQFDESGSEAESIEPGLEEAPSLPSYSVPDEEDLSDSSPSGRLERWQRKLLDLSARNPLLNHRPGKTSLAFVCNDPGALEDVLATGARISIAPFPKFQTQEQDQDIYRQRTGDDLKEEYARDALSKKQLLVEIPQEELDKRAVEIYRKAQTSLKEGGSNTLFLAIGFLLWKQKDKDDRRYRAPLILLPVSLERKSVRSGVKMTASEDDPRFNTTLLEMLKKDFGIDISGLHGPLPQDHSGIDVEGVWNKIRHAIKDVPGFEVVEDVVLGHFSFAKYLMWKDLVDRSESLKHSAVVKHLLETPREPYESDIRFVDPGDIDKEYTPADLLTPLPADSSQMSAIATADRGKNFVIIGPPGTGKSQTIGNLIAHMMGKGKKVLFVSEKTAALEVVHRRLKDIGLGHFCLELHSNKAKKADVLNQLRTSWESFSQSKVNAWQAEAERLKALRDRLNQVVNALHKRRRNGLTAHYAIGVKVRDNELAAKVKLNWPNADYHDDSQLQKLREAAELLGIQAKAVGDIVDHPLKVIAHFDWRPQWQEEVVGAARQLQACAKQAAKDLTAFEGALGVSFGDADLSKLSAVEELGQVLLDSYRTQASFALEPDGPDRLEALEEAVGQLKIYIDAQSRLSCKYEALAWKKLDADSLDIQWRDANQTWWPKSFFAKRKVLKQMRQNGALGDPDPNNDIPVLKQLRTTGEYIDRLDGMLKGLRDWNAHDSDPDVIASLKLLGSRARIAVSKLADDADALIFLRSKIRGLLYEANDLLAPEASVGRGISDFISSLERFKTISEQFEGLIGNTLSGHLQGEQSALNAIDELCKGLIERHHSMKDWCGWVRRRSEALDHQMGPLVEALENGDVNPEDVIEVFEAAYCAWWSSAVIGEDEVLRTFSSPEHESAILHFRDLDTQFSELTAQYIAAKLAGEIPDPDDIKRSSSWGVLRHELQKKTRHKPVREMMEEIPDVVTSLAPCLMMSPLSIAQFLSAEQALFDVVIFDEASQITVWDAVGSLARGKQVIVAGDPKQMPPTNFFARSDDDPDGDIDAEGDLESILDELIGASIPQRVLNLHYRSRRESLIAFSNSRYYDSSLITFPAPVHPDKGVSLVRPEGFYARGKARHNQGEAKAIVAEIVRRITSTDPKVRTQSIGVVTFNTEQQTLIEDLLDKARSDDPSIEWAFSEESTLEPVFVKNLETVQGDERDVILFSITYGPDESDHVTMNFGPLNRNGGERRLNVAMTRARSEMIVFSTMKPERIDLSRTQARAVADLKHFLEYAERGASALGAAVHGSIGDFESPFEIAVARALQDKGWIIHPQIGVSAYRIDLGIVHPDAPGLYLAGVECDGAMYHSSAYARERDKIRQAVLEGLGWTLFRVWSTDWWTNKAKALEDLHAMLQRHLEKVREEEARKEAGEEVVS, encoded by the coding sequence ATGTCTGGTCAGGACGCGTCGCTGCTCAAAATCCACGCAACCTTAGTCGAAAAGATCAATTTTGCTTGCCACCAGAGCGCTTATGCCGTGTTGCGCGAGTTAAAAATCGAGAATTCGAGCGCTGATGATCTCCATAATCTGGTCGTCACATTGGACGCCGCTCCAGCGTTCCTCAAAAAGAAAACCTGGACGATAGACAGTCTCTCCGCAGACGGACAAATCGTGATAAAGGATCGTGACTTGGAGTTGGACGGCGGCTTTTTATTTGGTTTGTCCGAGTCTATGCGTGGAAGCCTCAATATTCGCGTCAACCGTGCAGATGAGCTTCTTGCAGAGCAGGCGGTTGACGTTGAGCTACTGGCCTCCAATGAATGGGGCGGCGCAGGCTTTATGCCGGAACTGTTAGCCGCTTTTTGTACGCCTAATGACTCCGCTGTAGATCGCTTGCTGGGACAGGCAGGCAAAGTGTTGCGAACGGCGGGCAAGCCGGACGCTATTGACGGCTATCACTCTAAAAGCCGGGAGCGGGTATGGCTGATCGCCTCCGCGATTTACTCCGCCATTGTCAAACTACAAATAGGGTATGCGCTTCCTCCCGCCAGCTTTGAGCGCAACGGCCAAAAAATTCGGCTGCCGAATCAGATAGAGGCCAATAAGGTGGCTACCTGCCTGGACACAACCCTGTTGTTCGCCGCGGCGTTGGAGCAGGCCGGGCTTAATCCCATTGTGGTGTTAACAAGAGGGCATGCGTTGGTTGGGCTGTGGCTGCAGCCTGAGGATCTATCAAGCGTCGTGGTGTATGAAGCAGAGGTATTTCGCCAGCGTATCCCTCTGAAAGAGCTTATTTTAATAGAAACCACGCTGGTGACGGCGAATCCCGCTGCGCCATTCTCCAAAGCGGTGCAGGCCGGGAGTCTGGCTGTGTCTTTGGAAAAAGATAACGAATTCATCGCGGCCATTGATATTCGTCGGGCCCGGGCGCATCGCATAAATCCAGTCAGTCTGCAGACTCCGCGATCCCAGTTTGATGAGTCAGGCAGTGAGGCTGAGAGCATAGAGCCCGGGTTAGAAGAGGCGCCGTCGTTGCCTTCATACTCCGTTCCAGACGAGGAAGATCTGTCCGATAGCAGCCCAAGCGGTCGTCTAGAACGCTGGCAGCGCAAGTTACTGGATTTATCCGCGCGTAATCCGCTGCTTAATCACAGGCCCGGCAAAACCAGTCTGGCTTTTGTCTGCAACGACCCTGGCGCTTTGGAAGATGTGCTGGCGACAGGGGCGAGAATTTCTATTGCGCCGTTCCCCAAGTTTCAGACGCAGGAACAAGATCAGGATATCTACCGTCAGCGCACCGGCGACGATTTGAAGGAGGAGTATGCCCGGGACGCGTTGTCGAAAAAGCAGTTGCTGGTTGAAATTCCGCAAGAAGAACTGGACAAGCGTGCGGTTGAAATATATCGCAAAGCGCAGACCTCTCTTAAAGAAGGCGGCTCTAACACCCTGTTTCTGGCGATTGGTTTTCTGCTCTGGAAACAGAAAGACAAGGACGACCGTCGCTACCGCGCGCCGTTGATCTTGCTGCCCGTTTCTCTGGAGCGAAAATCCGTTCGCAGTGGCGTCAAAATGACCGCCAGCGAAGACGACCCCAGATTTAATACCACGTTGCTGGAAATGCTGAAGAAAGACTTCGGCATTGACATTAGCGGCCTGCATGGGCCCTTGCCGCAGGATCATAGCGGGATCGATGTAGAGGGCGTCTGGAATAAAATCAGGCATGCGATTAAAGATGTGCCGGGATTCGAAGTGGTGGAAGATGTCGTCCTGGGCCATTTCTCTTTCGCCAAGTATTTAATGTGGAAAGATCTGGTGGATCGTTCCGAGTCCCTGAAACACAGCGCGGTGGTGAAGCATCTTTTGGAGACGCCAAGAGAGCCCTACGAAAGCGATATCCGCTTTGTTGACCCTGGCGATATTGATAAAGAATATACGCCAGCGGATTTGCTGACGCCTTTGCCGGCGGACTCGTCTCAGATGTCCGCTATCGCCACGGCGGATCGGGGTAAGAATTTCGTCATCATCGGGCCGCCGGGAACCGGGAAAAGCCAGACCATCGGCAACCTTATCGCCCACATGATGGGCAAAGGCAAGAAAGTGCTGTTTGTGTCAGAAAAAACCGCGGCGCTGGAAGTGGTTCACCGGCGTCTGAAAGACATTGGTCTGGGACATTTCTGTCTGGAGCTGCATTCCAATAAGGCGAAAAAAGCCGATGTTCTGAACCAGCTGCGCACTTCCTGGGAGAGTTTTTCGCAATCGAAAGTCAACGCATGGCAAGCGGAGGCGGAGCGACTGAAGGCGCTTCGCGACCGTTTAAACCAGGTCGTCAACGCGCTACACAAACGTCGCCGAAACGGTTTGACCGCTCATTACGCCATCGGCGTCAAAGTTCGGGATAACGAGCTTGCGGCGAAGGTGAAGCTTAACTGGCCGAACGCGGACTATCATGATGACTCGCAGCTGCAAAAGCTGCGGGAAGCCGCTGAGTTGCTGGGTATTCAGGCAAAGGCGGTGGGCGATATAGTTGATCACCCATTAAAAGTTATCGCTCATTTCGATTGGCGTCCCCAATGGCAGGAAGAAGTGGTCGGCGCCGCCAGACAGTTACAGGCCTGCGCCAAACAAGCGGCGAAAGACCTGACTGCTTTTGAAGGCGCCTTGGGAGTCAGCTTTGGAGACGCCGACTTATCTAAACTCAGTGCGGTGGAAGAGCTGGGGCAGGTATTACTGGACTCCTACAGGACACAGGCGTCGTTCGCCCTGGAGCCGGACGGCCCTGACCGTCTGGAGGCGCTGGAAGAGGCCGTTGGACAACTAAAAATCTATATCGACGCGCAATCCAGGTTAAGTTGTAAGTATGAAGCTCTGGCATGGAAGAAGCTTGATGCTGACAGTCTCGACATACAGTGGCGAGACGCCAATCAGACATGGTGGCCAAAAAGCTTTTTCGCCAAGCGAAAAGTGCTGAAACAGATGCGCCAGAACGGCGCTCTGGGTGATCCAGATCCCAACAACGATATCCCTGTCTTGAAGCAGCTGCGGACCACCGGCGAATACATTGATCGTCTGGATGGAATGCTGAAAGGGTTGCGCGACTGGAATGCCCATGACTCAGATCCCGATGTGATCGCCTCTCTCAAACTGCTGGGGTCTCGCGCCCGTATTGCGGTGAGCAAGCTCGCCGATGATGCGGACGCCCTGATTTTCTTGCGATCGAAAATCAGAGGGCTGTTGTACGAAGCGAATGACCTCCTGGCGCCGGAGGCTTCCGTGGGAAGAGGGATATCGGATTTCATATCGTCACTGGAGCGATTCAAGACTATCAGTGAGCAATTTGAAGGCTTGATCGGCAATACTCTGAGCGGTCACCTACAGGGCGAGCAGTCAGCTCTGAATGCGATAGACGAGCTTTGTAAAGGGCTGATAGAGCGCCATCATTCTATGAAAGACTGGTGCGGCTGGGTGCGCAGACGTTCTGAAGCCCTGGATCACCAGATGGGGCCGTTGGTGGAAGCGCTTGAAAACGGCGATGTAAATCCTGAGGACGTTATCGAAGTTTTCGAGGCGGCCTATTGCGCCTGGTGGTCTTCTGCGGTCATCGGGGAAGATGAAGTCCTCAGAACTTTCTCATCGCCGGAACATGAGTCGGCCATTCTCCACTTCAGAGATCTGGATACCCAGTTCAGTGAACTCACGGCGCAGTATATTGCGGCGAAACTGGCAGGCGAGATTCCAGACCCGGACGACATCAAACGCAGTTCCTCCTGGGGCGTTTTACGCCATGAGTTGCAGAAGAAAACCCGTCATAAGCCGGTTCGGGAGATGATGGAGGAAATTCCCGATGTGGTGACCTCTCTGGCTCCCTGTCTGATGATGTCGCCGCTATCCATCGCCCAGTTTTTATCGGCGGAGCAAGCGTTGTTTGATGTGGTGATTTTTGACGAAGCCTCGCAGATTACGGTTTGGGACGCGGTAGGCTCTCTGGCGCGGGGCAAACAGGTTATTGTCGCGGGCGACCCGAAACAGATGCCCCCCACTAACTTTTTTGCTCGCTCCGACGATGATCCTGATGGAGATATCGACGCTGAGGGCGATCTTGAAAGTATCCTTGATGAACTGATCGGCGCCAGTATCCCGCAACGGGTGCTGAACCTGCATTATCGCTCGCGCCGGGAGAGTTTGATCGCTTTCTCCAACAGCCGATATTACGACAGCTCCCTGATTACCTTTCCGGCGCCGGTGCATCCGGACAAAGGCGTTTCACTGGTTCGCCCGGAAGGCTTCTACGCCCGAGGCAAGGCCCGTCACAATCAAGGCGAAGCGAAGGCCATCGTGGCGGAAATTGTACGCAGAATTACCTCCACAGATCCGAAAGTGCGCACTCAATCCATTGGCGTGGTCACATTCAATACGGAACAGCAGACCCTGATTGAGGACCTGCTGGATAAGGCCCGTTCCGATGATCCTTCCATTGAGTGGGCGTTCTCCGAGGAGTCGACCCTGGAGCCCGTATTCGTGAAGAACCTGGAGACGGTTCAGGGGGATGAGAGGGACGTCATACTGTTCAGCATTACTTATGGCCCGGATGAAAGCGACCATGTGACGATGAACTTCGGGCCGCTGAACCGCAATGGCGGGGAGCGTCGTTTGAATGTGGCGATGACCCGGGCGCGCTCTGAAATGATTGTCTTTTCGACAATGAAGCCGGAGCGTATTGATCTCTCCAGAACACAGGCCCGAGCGGTCGCTGATCTCAAGCATTTTCTTGAGTACGCAGAGCGGGGCGCTTCCGCCTTGGGCGCCGCCGTGCATGGTTCAATTGGCGATTTCGAATCGCCCTTTGAAATTGCGGTGGCGAGGGCCTTACAGGATAAAGGCTGGATCATTCACCCGCAGATTGGCGTTTCCGCATACCGTATCGATCTGGGGATCGTGCACCCTGATGCGCCGGGCCTGTATCTGGCGGGCGTCGAATGCGACGGAGCGATGTACCATAGCTCCGCCTACGCCCGCGAGAGAGACAAAATCCGCCAGGCGGTGCTTGAAGGGCTGGGGTGGACGCTGTTCAGAGTCTGGTCAACCGACTGGTGGACGAACAAGGCCAAGGCGCTGGAAGACCTACACGCCATGCTACAACGCCACCTCGAAAAAGTGCGTGAGGAAGAGGCACGGAAGGAAGCTGGCGAAGAGGTGGTCAGCTAG
- a CDS encoding phytanoyl-CoA dioxygenase family protein, which produces MLSEQQKAQYAKDGYLLFPDLVTQPEREALIARAYAIIDEDNLEQAARFSTIDRAQINNAYFLGSAETIRCFFEEEAFSLEGELLQPRAQSINKIGHALHDLDPVFKRFAQRREFGDIARDLGQSHPSLYQTMVIFKQPRIGGEVTWHQDATFFYTEPTSVITYWFALEDATLQNGCLWLEPGGHQGPLRERYLCEQGDLSMRPLSDQPWPTESGTPMPVKAGSLLVFHGHLPHYSAPNRSDKSRIALTFHVVDGACEYAQENWLQRGRLGRFSI; this is translated from the coding sequence ATGCTGTCAGAACAACAAAAAGCCCAGTATGCAAAGGATGGTTATCTACTGTTTCCGGATTTGGTGACGCAGCCGGAGCGTGAGGCGTTAATCGCACGCGCCTACGCCATCATCGATGAAGACAATCTGGAACAAGCCGCGCGTTTTTCCACCATTGATCGCGCTCAGATCAATAACGCGTATTTTCTTGGTTCCGCGGAAACGATTCGCTGCTTTTTCGAAGAGGAAGCCTTTAGTCTCGAAGGAGAGTTGCTGCAGCCGCGGGCGCAGTCCATCAACAAAATCGGTCACGCGCTGCATGACTTGGACCCGGTCTTTAAACGCTTCGCGCAGCGCCGCGAGTTCGGCGATATCGCCCGAGATTTGGGGCAATCACACCCCTCGCTGTATCAGACCATGGTGATCTTCAAGCAACCGCGCATCGGCGGGGAAGTCACCTGGCATCAGGACGCCACTTTTTTCTACACCGAACCGACCAGCGTTATTACCTACTGGTTCGCCCTGGAGGACGCCACCTTGCAAAACGGCTGTCTCTGGCTGGAGCCCGGCGGTCATCAAGGCCCCTTGCGCGAACGCTACTTGTGCGAACAGGGCGATCTAAGCATGCGACCTCTGAGCGATCAGCCCTGGCCAACTGAAAGCGGAACCCCTATGCCCGTCAAGGCCGGCAGTTTGCTGGTATTTCATGGTCATCTGCCACACTACAGCGCTCCCAACCGCTCCGACAAATCCCGCATCGCCCTGACGTTTCATGTGGTCGACGGGGCTTGTGAGTATGCGCAGGAGAATTGGTTGCAGCGGGGGAGGTTGGGTCGTTTTTCAATATGA
- a CDS encoding putative adhesin, translating to MEVYLIGHGGWLEEDGYFDMPRNVVLHFYCPHTKKFDSSWESAVRAGQAVAHPDFSHERGPQRCRNYRLAHPGGIKSKVGYDSLHPLIPPHYIGANLRDQLNCAVKDRVTHWYVHLKDILNSIRPNGAVCHVHWLACRDDLKGIASDFEREAQGMYGGIYGGEPKKAVGKLDMKNFQLKLR from the coding sequence ATGGAAGTCTATTTGATTGGACATGGCGGCTGGCTGGAAGAAGATGGTTACTTCGATATGCCGAGGAATGTGGTGCTCCATTTTTACTGTCCTCACACCAAAAAGTTCGACAGCAGTTGGGAGAGTGCGGTCAGAGCCGGACAGGCGGTCGCGCATCCGGACTTCAGCCATGAAAGAGGTCCGCAACGTTGCCGTAACTACCGTCTGGCGCACCCTGGCGGCATCAAGTCCAAAGTTGGTTACGACTCTCTGCATCCCCTGATTCCCCCGCACTATATCGGCGCCAACTTGCGTGATCAGTTGAACTGCGCCGTTAAGGATCGCGTCACCCACTGGTACGTACACCTTAAAGATATCCTGAATTCCATCAGGCCCAACGGCGCTGTCTGTCATGTGCATTGGCTCGCCTGCCGCGACGACCTGAAAGGCATCGCATCGGACTTTGAAAGAGAAGCTCAGGGAATGTATGGCGGCATATACGGCGGTGAGCCGAAAAAAGCCGTTGGCAAACTGGACATGAAAAATTTCCAGCTAAAACTCAGATAA
- a CDS encoding LysR family transcriptional regulator encodes MDFHGIDLNLLAAFDALMKERNVSRAATQVGVSQPAMSAALARLRKLTGDPLFIRSSEGLLPTARARDLEAPVAQALRHIETALVKQPAFAPEEAAITFTLGLSDYPAFVLLPLLQKALKQQARGVELKVVEFTSRDSAVDLLDAGEIDAAIGVPPTQQEGRIITQPILKDEFVTAIRRDHPAARRGMDLQTYLSLEHVLVSPEGDRHGVVDQALALMNLRREIALSLPQMFAAPMIVAQTDLVTTLLKRVALNSPAQGALALFPPPVVLAEVWFGLIWHRRNDTHPAQVWLRNLIKSVAASLD; translated from the coding sequence ATGGATTTTCATGGTATAGATCTGAATCTGCTGGCCGCCTTTGACGCCTTGATGAAAGAAAGAAACGTCAGCCGGGCGGCGACGCAAGTGGGCGTCAGCCAGCCCGCCATGAGCGCGGCGCTGGCCCGCCTGCGTAAACTGACTGGCGATCCGCTTTTCATTCGCAGCAGCGAAGGGCTGCTTCCAACGGCTCGGGCCAGAGACTTGGAAGCGCCGGTGGCGCAAGCGTTGCGACACATTGAAACGGCGCTGGTCAAACAGCCCGCCTTTGCGCCGGAGGAGGCCGCCATTACCTTCACTTTGGGACTGTCGGATTACCCTGCATTTGTGCTGCTGCCGCTGTTGCAAAAGGCCCTTAAACAGCAGGCGAGGGGGGTGGAGTTGAAGGTGGTTGAGTTCACCTCCCGCGATAGCGCCGTTGATCTTCTGGATGCGGGAGAAATCGATGCGGCGATTGGCGTTCCGCCCACTCAGCAGGAGGGCCGCATCATTACGCAGCCTATTCTGAAGGACGAGTTTGTGACGGCTATTCGTCGCGACCATCCAGCCGCCCGTCGGGGCATGGATTTACAGACTTATCTGTCTTTGGAGCATGTTCTGGTGTCGCCGGAAGGGGACCGTCATGGCGTAGTGGACCAGGCGCTGGCGTTGATGAATCTAAGGCGCGAGATTGCTTTGTCGCTGCCGCAGATGTTCGCCGCGCCAATGATCGTGGCGCAAACCGACCTGGTGACGACCTTGTTGAAAAGGGTGGCGCTGAACTCGCCAGCTCAGGGTGCATTGGCGTTGTTTCCACCCCCTGTCGTATTGGCGGAAGTCTGGTTTGGGCTGATTTGGCATCGTCGCAACGACACTCACCCCGCGCAAGTCTGGCTGCGTAATCTGATTAAATCCGTCGCGGCGTCATTGGACTGA
- a CDS encoding NADP-dependent oxidoreductase, with the protein MKALRIHSFGTPDQAQLQDFTPSHPGPGEILIRTEAASINPLDIKMIGGYMQPVFPVDLPYTPGTDIAGVVAETGPDVETFKAGDRVCGRLTPSAGGGFAEAAVAPAHDFCLMPADMSFEQAAALPTAAGTAWLALFDVGELRAGIRVLIHAAAGGVGAFAVQFAKQAGAYVIATASAKNHPLLKELGADECIDYRQDGSFTQFEGSVDLVLDGVGGAATERSWSLIRPGGVLASLVDHSIQSQGDIRGTAVFFQNDATSLKKIITRFSERRLQIVLDAIHPLDQAHAALQQVAAGHTRGKVIIRTSR; encoded by the coding sequence ATGAAAGCATTACGAATCCATTCATTCGGAACCCCAGATCAAGCTCAGTTGCAAGATTTCACGCCGTCACATCCCGGACCCGGCGAAATCCTTATCAGAACCGAAGCCGCCAGCATTAACCCGCTGGATATCAAAATGATCGGCGGATACATGCAGCCGGTGTTTCCCGTAGATCTTCCCTACACGCCCGGCACAGATATCGCCGGTGTAGTGGCGGAGACAGGTCCTGACGTGGAAACCTTTAAAGCAGGCGACCGGGTTTGCGGCCGCCTGACGCCCTCCGCCGGCGGCGGCTTCGCGGAGGCCGCTGTTGCGCCAGCCCATGATTTTTGTCTGATGCCGGCGGATATGAGCTTCGAACAGGCCGCCGCCCTGCCCACTGCCGCTGGTACGGCCTGGCTGGCGTTGTTCGACGTTGGCGAGCTGCGCGCTGGAATCCGGGTGTTGATTCACGCAGCAGCCGGCGGTGTGGGCGCTTTCGCAGTGCAGTTCGCCAAGCAGGCGGGAGCCTATGTGATCGCCACCGCCTCCGCGAAAAACCATCCCTTGTTGAAAGAGCTTGGCGCCGATGAGTGCATTGATTACCGGCAGGACGGCTCCTTTACTCAGTTCGAGGGTTCCGTGGATCTGGTTCTCGACGGGGTGGGCGGCGCAGCGACGGAGCGCTCCTGGAGCCTGATCAGGCCTGGGGGCGTTCTGGCGTCGCTAGTGGATCACAGCATTCAGTCGCAAGGCGATATACGGGGAACGGCAGTGTTCTTCCAAAACGACGCGACCTCCCTGAAAAAGATTATCACCCGCTTCAGTGAACGAAGGTTGCAGATCGTTCTTGACGCCATTCATCCGCTCGACCAGGCGCACGCCGCGCTACAACAGGTCGCCGCCGGACACACCAGGGGCAAAGTGATAATACGGACGTCACGGTAA
- a CDS encoding ester cyclase, protein MNKIASQIAAATLAATASSTQAADIDVVRNFYQSVLSATSTPDLAERMAAVLSPDWRSIGDYASPEKTRDRFLSQLQAMGTTAPDLTWTIEEILQDGNRFIVRGRAFATPVKPFLGAIPSGKSFEIMAIDIHTVENSRIVMSYHVEDWLGALEQLKAE, encoded by the coding sequence ATGAACAAAATTGCCTCACAGATCGCCGCCGCTACGCTGGCGGCCACAGCAAGTTCCACCCAAGCAGCGGATATCGATGTAGTGCGCAACTTCTACCAAAGTGTGTTGAGCGCGACCTCCACTCCCGACCTCGCAGAACGGATGGCGGCGGTGCTGTCGCCAGACTGGCGCAGTATCGGCGACTACGCCAGCCCCGAGAAAACCCGCGACCGTTTTCTGTCGCAACTGCAAGCGATGGGAACTACCGCACCGGATTTAACTTGGACCATTGAGGAGATTCTTCAGGACGGCAACCGCTTCATTGTCCGCGGACGCGCTTTTGCTACGCCGGTCAAACCCTTTCTGGGCGCCATCCCGAGCGGCAAGTCTTTCGAAATAATGGCCATTGATATTCACACGGTTGAGAACAGCAGGATCGTCATGAGCTATCACGTAGAGGACTGGCTCGGCGCCCTTGAGCAGCTTAAAGCGGAATAA
- a CDS encoding SDR family oxidoreductase: MNRKRVAIVTGSSRGIGREIAKTLAEEGFSVVINYVKNQSQANDLVDLIRSSQGEAMAIQGDVSSPSQVSALFEQAHECFGAVDVVVSNAGVMEPAPIMSTSVAALDRIIATNLRGSFLVMAEAAQRLSAGGRIIVMSSSVIAKATPEYGPYIASKAALESLVPVLANELRGRGVTVNAVAPGPVATDLFLSGKSQEQLDALAVAAPLERLGTPQDIARAVCFLASDGGAWVNAQVIRVNGGFV, from the coding sequence ATGAATAGAAAACGTGTCGCTATCGTGACGGGAAGTTCCCGTGGAATAGGCCGTGAAATAGCTAAAACACTTGCCGAAGAAGGATTTAGCGTAGTGATTAACTACGTTAAAAACCAATCACAAGCTAATGATTTAGTTGATCTAATTAGGTCCTCACAAGGTGAAGCCATGGCGATCCAGGGAGATGTGTCCTCCCCTTCCCAAGTGTCGGCGCTATTTGAACAAGCGCACGAGTGCTTCGGCGCGGTGGATGTCGTGGTCAGCAATGCCGGCGTCATGGAGCCGGCGCCAATTATGTCAACCAGCGTTGCGGCATTGGATCGAATAATCGCCACCAACTTGCGAGGCAGCTTCCTGGTCATGGCGGAGGCCGCCCAGCGGCTATCCGCAGGCGGGCGCATCATCGTAATGTCATCCAGCGTAATCGCAAAAGCGACCCCGGAATACGGCCCCTATATCGCCTCCAAGGCGGCATTGGAGAGCTTGGTTCCGGTGCTCGCCAATGAACTGCGCGGCAGAGGCGTAACGGTAAACGCCGTGGCGCCAGGCCCCGTCGCGACTGACCTTTTCTTGTCTGGAAAATCCCAGGAACAGCTCGACGCTTTGGCCGTCGCCGCCCCTCTTGAGCGCCTGGGTACGCCGCAAGACATTGCTCGGGCGGTCTGCTTTCTCGCCAGCGACGGCGGAGCCTGGGTCAATGCTCAGGTAATCAGAGTCAATGGAGGATTTGTTTGA
- a CDS encoding MarR family transcriptional regulator — protein MNPPSNTFKDLSLAEQLGRVSRLWKMTADRELAPLGLTYPRWTALLKLQRLGDNISQKQLAEALEIELASLMRTLKQLEDQSLVQRHCCAHDKRARIVSLTDAGKSLIAQMEAHILKVRRRLLNQIDEDDQKKLGAMLEQIALNALEFQNP, from the coding sequence ATGAACCCACCTTCCAATACCTTCAAAGATCTTTCCCTTGCGGAGCAGCTTGGCCGCGTTTCACGCCTTTGGAAGATGACCGCTGACCGGGAGCTGGCCCCGCTGGGCCTGACCTATCCGCGCTGGACCGCGTTATTGAAGCTGCAGCGTCTGGGCGACAACATCAGCCAGAAGCAGTTGGCGGAGGCGCTGGAAATTGAGTTGGCGTCGCTGATGCGCACGCTAAAGCAGTTGGAGGATCAGTCTCTCGTTCAGCGGCATTGCTGCGCTCACGACAAACGGGCGCGCATCGTGAGCCTGACGGATGCAGGCAAATCACTGATCGCGCAAATGGAAGCCCACATACTCAAAGTGCGCCGGCGCTTGCTGAACCAGATTGATGAAGACGATCAGAAAAAGCTCGGCGCCATGCTGGAGCAAATCGCCTTAAACGCCCTTGAGTTTCAGAACCCGTAG